Proteins encoded together in one Planctomycetia bacterium window:
- a CDS encoding hydantoinase B/oxoprolinase family protein, protein MATVLSRPEKEVTDSFRELWFDVGGTFTDCFALGYDGSLRRHKLLSSGITKGVVAEAGDRTIVDPARAADPERFWDGYRFRLLDDFGTVVDERTIDSFDRATATFTFDRPLEVNCVGRGYELSSGEESVVVAVRYLLGLRLADPIPPSAVRLGTTRGTNALLTRRGARTAFVTTRGFGDVLRIGYQNRPRLFDLRVVKPEPLYADVMEVDERVAADGIVLLVPDEAAVHRDLSLLRERGVESLAVCLLHAYRFGAHEELIGRIAAEVGFTEVSLSHQVAPLAKIVARGDTTVVDAYLNPVLRDYVRGLRGALGSGQLRIMTSAGGLVAAEQFVGKDSILSGPAGGVVGMARAAQTAGFSRAIGFDMGGTSTDVARFDNRDGGRFEMEYETEKAGVRIVAPMTAVHTVAAGGGSVCWFDGVKLVVGPDSGGADPGPACYGRGGPLCVTDLNFYLGKILPERFPFPLDHAAVERRLSELIDAVAGAIGKRYDPSELCAGFLRVANANMVKAIQAVSVAKGCDPRDYVLVAFGGAAGQHACAVARELGMRQVLSHPDAGLLSAYGIGLADVVRHRVEGVYRSCSAAAVEELRAIFERLTAEARREVCDEGVAPERVEIHTLVDLRYRGVDAALTIELSAGDDSQTLAANYEREHQRLYGYRHSGRALEVVAARVEVIGRTVDYDPAPQPMHVREPECERTVTAYFDGGAQSTQVFERTALRPGDRLQGPAIVCERSATTILDPGWSAEMLARGELLLTDVEDSSSKSRRAQQSTAADPVMLEIFNNQFAAIAEQMGITLRNTSSSVNVKERLDFSCALFTSRGELVVNAPHIPVHLGAMGETVRAILADNPDMRPGDVFVTNDPYRGGSHLPDVTVVTPVHDVATEELLFFTASRAHHAEIGGIRPGSMPPFSKNLAEEGVLIRNFKLVDAGRSRFDELRALLTSGPFPTRHPADNLADIAAQTAADRQGARDLERLIERHSRPVVEAYMQHIRDAAERKMRMALARIPDGRYEFTDHLDDGTPIAAAITIAGDGAMIDFTGTGPVSHGNLNANRAIVTSAVMYVMRCLIDEDIPLNQGVLEPVRIILPECLLNPTAAARAEDCPAVVGGNVETSQRVVDVLLGALGLAAASQGTMNNTLFGDDTFGYYETVCGGNGATPAGPGADAVHTHMTNTRLTDAEVLEIRYPVRVREFSIRRGSGGAGLHRGGDGIVRKLEFLRPLEVSLLTQRRGDYAPYGMNGGSAGALGRNTLFERSGTMRELTGAEQFHAAPGDILVVETPGGGGWGVAVSQATNDRAQ, encoded by the coding sequence ATCGCAACTGTTTTGTCTCGGCCCGAAAAAGAAGTGACCGATTCTTTTCGCGAACTATGGTTCGACGTCGGCGGCACCTTCACCGATTGCTTCGCTCTCGGGTACGACGGCAGTCTGCGGCGTCATAAGCTCCTTTCCTCGGGCATCACGAAAGGAGTCGTTGCCGAAGCCGGCGACCGAACGATCGTCGATCCGGCTCGCGCCGCCGATCCCGAGAGATTCTGGGACGGATATCGGTTCCGCTTACTCGACGACTTCGGCACTGTCGTCGACGAGCGGACCATCGACTCGTTCGATCGAGCGACGGCGACTTTTACATTCGACCGGCCTCTCGAAGTGAATTGCGTCGGCCGGGGCTACGAACTCAGCTCCGGCGAAGAATCCGTCGTGGTCGCGGTGCGGTATCTGCTCGGCCTTCGGCTCGCGGACCCGATCCCGCCGAGCGCGGTTCGTCTCGGCACGACGCGCGGCACCAACGCCTTGCTAACGCGACGCGGCGCGCGCACGGCGTTCGTCACGACGCGCGGCTTCGGCGATGTACTTCGCATCGGCTATCAGAATCGTCCGCGCTTGTTCGACCTACGGGTCGTCAAGCCGGAGCCGTTGTATGCGGACGTGATGGAAGTCGACGAGCGGGTAGCCGCCGATGGTATCGTGCTGCTCGTGCCCGACGAAGCTGCCGTTCACCGCGATCTTTCGCTGCTGCGCGAACGAGGCGTCGAATCGCTCGCCGTCTGCCTGCTACATGCCTATCGTTTCGGAGCGCATGAAGAGCTGATCGGCCGGATCGCCGCCGAGGTCGGCTTTACGGAAGTGAGCCTTTCGCATCAGGTCGCGCCGTTGGCGAAGATCGTCGCGCGCGGCGACACGACCGTCGTCGATGCCTATCTCAATCCGGTGTTACGCGACTACGTGCGCGGTCTTCGCGGTGCGCTCGGCAGCGGGCAACTACGCATCATGACGTCGGCGGGTGGGCTCGTGGCGGCGGAGCAATTCGTCGGCAAAGACAGCATCCTTTCCGGCCCCGCCGGCGGCGTCGTCGGCATGGCCCGCGCCGCGCAGACCGCCGGTTTCTCGCGCGCCATCGGCTTCGACATGGGAGGGACGAGTACCGACGTCGCCCGCTTCGACAATCGAGACGGCGGCCGCTTCGAGATGGAATATGAAACGGAAAAGGCCGGCGTGCGCATCGTCGCACCGATGACCGCAGTGCATACGGTCGCCGCCGGCGGCGGCTCGGTCTGCTGGTTCGATGGAGTGAAGCTCGTCGTCGGACCCGATAGCGGTGGCGCGGATCCGGGCCCGGCTTGTTACGGTCGGGGTGGTCCGCTTTGCGTGACCGATCTCAACTTTTATTTGGGCAAGATCCTGCCCGAACGGTTTCCGTTTCCGCTCGACCATGCGGCGGTCGAGCGGCGCTTGAGCGAGCTGATCGACGCCGTGGCCGGTGCGATCGGCAAACGTTACGACCCGAGCGAGCTTTGCGCAGGTTTTTTACGCGTCGCGAACGCCAACATGGTGAAGGCGATTCAAGCGGTGAGCGTCGCTAAGGGGTGCGATCCGCGCGACTACGTGCTCGTCGCCTTCGGCGGAGCGGCCGGGCAGCATGCCTGCGCGGTTGCGCGCGAGCTCGGCATGCGGCAAGTGCTCAGCCACCCCGACGCCGGCCTGCTCAGCGCCTACGGCATCGGGCTCGCCGACGTGGTGCGGCATCGGGTCGAGGGAGTTTACCGCTCCTGTTCCGCTGCCGCGGTCGAGGAGTTGCGCGCTATCTTCGAGCGTTTGACCGCCGAGGCACGCCGCGAAGTATGCGACGAAGGAGTCGCGCCCGAGCGCGTGGAAATCCATACGCTCGTCGACCTGCGTTATCGGGGCGTCGACGCGGCGCTGACGATCGAGCTTTCCGCCGGCGACGATTCGCAAACGCTTGCTGCGAATTACGAGCGCGAGCATCAGCGGCTCTACGGCTATCGCCATTCCGGCCGCGCGCTGGAGGTCGTCGCAGCCCGAGTCGAAGTGATCGGCCGAACCGTCGATTACGATCCCGCACCGCAACCGATGCATGTGCGCGAGCCGGAGTGCGAGCGAACGGTCACGGCCTATTTCGACGGCGGTGCTCAATCGACGCAAGTGTTCGAGCGCACGGCGCTTCGCCCCGGCGATCGGCTGCAGGGGCCTGCGATCGTTTGCGAACGGTCGGCGACGACGATTCTCGATCCCGGTTGGAGCGCCGAGATGCTGGCGCGCGGCGAGTTGTTGCTTACGGACGTTGAGGATTCATCTTCCAAGAGTCGTCGTGCGCAGCAGTCGACGGCTGCCGATCCGGTGATGCTCGAGATCTTCAATAACCAGTTCGCCGCCATTGCCGAACAGATGGGGATCACGCTGCGCAACACGTCGAGCAGCGTGAACGTGAAGGAGCGGCTCGATTTCAGTTGCGCGTTGTTCACTAGCCGGGGCGAGCTAGTCGTCAACGCGCCGCATATTCCGGTACATCTCGGAGCGATGGGAGAAACGGTTCGCGCCATCCTCGCCGATAATCCCGACATGCGGCCGGGCGATGTCTTCGTGACGAACGACCCCTATCGCGGCGGCTCGCACTTGCCCGATGTAACCGTCGTTACGCCGGTCCACGACGTCGCGACCGAAGAGCTTCTATTCTTCACGGCGAGCCGCGCCCATCATGCCGAGATCGGTGGGATTCGGCCCGGCTCGATGCCCCCGTTCTCGAAGAACTTGGCCGAAGAGGGAGTGCTGATTCGCAACTTCAAGCTCGTCGATGCCGGGCGTTCACGGTTCGACGAATTGCGCGCGTTGCTTACGTCGGGCCCTTTCCCTACGCGCCATCCGGCCGACAACTTGGCCGATATCGCAGCGCAGACGGCCGCCGATCGGCAAGGGGCTCGCGACCTCGAACGACTCATCGAACGCCACTCGCGCCCGGTAGTCGAGGCGTACATGCAACATATTCGCGATGCCGCCGAGCGGAAGATGCGCATGGCGCTCGCGCGCATTCCCGACGGTCGCTACGAGTTCACCGATCATCTCGACGACGGCACGCCGATCGCGGCCGCGATTACGATCGCCGGCGATGGCGCCATGATCGACTTCACCGGCACCGGCCCGGTATCGCATGGGAACCTGAACGCGAACCGCGCGATCGTCACTTCGGCCGTGATGTACGTGATGCGCTGTTTGATCGACGAAGATATTCCGCTCAACCAAGGGGTGCTCGAGCCGGTGCGGATTATCTTGCCGGAGTGCTTGCTCAACCCGACGGCCGCGGCTCGGGCCGAGGATTGTCCGGCCGTGGTCGGGGGAAACGTCGAAACTTCGCAGCGCGTCGTCGATGTGCTGCTCGGCGCGCTCGGGCTCGCCGCGGCTTCGCAAGGAACCATGAACAACACTCTCTTCGGCGACGACACGTTCGGCTATTACGAAACCGTTTGCGGCGGCAATGGCGCGACGCCGGCCGGCCCAGGCGCGGATGCCGTGCATACGCACATGACGAACACGCGGCTTACCGATGCCGAGGTCTTAGAGATTCGCTATCCGGTGCGCGTCCGCGAGTTCTCGATTCGCCGTGGTTCGGGCGGGGCGGGTTTGCATCGGGGAGGAGATGGGATCGTGCGCAAGTTGGAATTCTTGCGACCGCTCGAAGTCTCCCTGCTCACGCAACGCCGCGGCGACTATGCCCCCTATGGAATGAACGGCGGCTCAGCGGGGGCGCTCGGCCGCAACACGCTCTTCGAGCGCAGCGGCACGATGCGGGAACTCACCGGAGCGGAGCAATTCCATGCCGCGCCGGGAGACATACTCGTCGTCGAAACACCCGGCGGCGGCGGTTGGGGAGTGGCGGTATCTCAGGCGACGAACGATCGCGCGCAATAA
- a CDS encoding PQQ-binding-like beta-propeller repeat protein, with protein sequence MRFLAALSSLLSGLLLISSAASISAEEWTRFRGPNGTGISDDTSIPTSWTDADYLWKAKLPGSGHSSPVIWGDKVFLTSALEQPAQRIAMCISAIDGKILWERRFDYQVHKKHNLNSFASPTAAVDKDHVYFSWSIPEELTLFALNHDGTDAWKLDLGPFVSQHSAGNSPIVVGDMVVLVNEQDDSSKVKGDGGGDSGVSFLHAVSCKDGRTIWQTPRKSATVTYSTPVLRELPGGGTELLVNSQAHGLGGVDPKTGKVNWEISVLDKRSVSSPVMAAGLVFGSCGSGGGGNYVVAVRPGPKPEVVYKVADQAAYVPTLLGKGNLLFIWSDKGIVSCLNAATGEKIWRERIGGNVYGSPVCIGDRLYCASADGTIIVLSATEKFEKLAEVALGETCHSTPAVADHKLYLRTESQLFCLGPKKK encoded by the coding sequence ATGCGTTTTCTCGCCGCTTTGTCTTCCCTGCTGTCGGGCTTGCTTCTGATTTCTTCGGCCGCATCGATATCGGCCGAGGAGTGGACTCGTTTTCGCGGCCCGAACGGCACCGGCATCAGCGACGACACTTCGATTCCGACCTCGTGGACCGATGCCGATTATTTGTGGAAAGCGAAGCTTCCCGGCTCGGGACATTCCTCGCCCGTGATTTGGGGCGACAAAGTCTTTTTGACGAGCGCGCTGGAACAACCCGCGCAGCGCATCGCGATGTGCATCAGCGCCATCGACGGCAAAATACTTTGGGAGCGCCGGTTCGATTACCAAGTGCACAAGAAGCACAATCTCAATAGCTTCGCTTCGCCTACCGCGGCGGTCGACAAAGATCACGTCTACTTCTCGTGGTCGATTCCGGAAGAGTTGACGCTCTTTGCTTTGAACCACGACGGCACCGACGCCTGGAAGCTCGACCTCGGGCCGTTCGTGAGCCAGCACAGCGCAGGCAACAGCCCGATCGTGGTCGGCGATATGGTCGTGTTGGTGAACGAGCAAGACGACTCGTCGAAAGTAAAAGGGGACGGCGGCGGAGATTCCGGCGTCAGCTTTTTGCACGCCGTCTCCTGCAAAGACGGACGAACGATCTGGCAGACGCCGCGCAAGAGCGCGACCGTCACCTATTCGACTCCGGTCTTGCGCGAGCTTCCCGGCGGCGGCACCGAGCTGCTCGTCAATAGCCAAGCCCATGGCCTCGGCGGCGTCGACCCGAAGACCGGCAAAGTGAATTGGGAAATTTCCGTGCTCGATAAGCGGAGCGTCAGCTCGCCGGTCATGGCTGCCGGCCTCGTGTTCGGCAGTTGCGGCTCCGGCGGCGGCGGCAACTACGTCGTTGCGGTTCGCCCGGGCCCTAAGCCGGAGGTGGTCTACAAAGTCGCCGATCAAGCGGCTTACGTTCCGACCTTGCTCGGCAAGGGAAACTTGTTGTTCATCTGGAGCGATAAGGGAATCGTCAGTTGTTTGAACGCTGCGACCGGTGAAAAAATCTGGCGCGAACGGATCGGCGGCAATGTGTACGGCTCGCCGGTGTGCATCGGCGATCGGCTTTATTGTGCGTCGGCCGACGGCACGATCATCGTCCTTTCGGCAACCGAAAAGTTCGAAAAGCTCGCCGAAGTCGCACTCGGTGAAACGTGCCACAGCACGCCGGCCGTCGCCGATCACAAACTTTACTTGCGCACCGAATCGCAACTGTTTTGTCTCGGCCCGAAAAAGAAGTGA